A portion of the Bufo gargarizans isolate SCDJY-AF-19 chromosome 7, ASM1485885v1, whole genome shotgun sequence genome contains these proteins:
- the LOC122944103 gene encoding ranaspumin-like, protein MKIIFFLVLAGLSLSHGFQCIEKRQAATSLKCLQNALEIAPKFLEKLVYFLCNYEEGIENNTKEYEDALRELIEILECAGCTVDKLIGTKVTVEELLGDIGGAGKDAIYAILKIADELKLTGPVADLACSLLKGLGTPGGLVDLGGILGGVLG, encoded by the exons ATGAAGATTATCTTTTTCTTGGTGCTCGCTGGTCTCAGCCTCTCTCATG GCTTTCAATGTATAGAGAAACGTCAGGCAGCGACTAGTCTGAAGTGCTTGCAAAATGCATTAGAG attgctccaaaatttcttGAAAAATTGGTATACTTTCTGTGTAACTATGAAGAAGGG ATTGAAAACAATACAAAAGAATATGAAGATGCTCTCCGTGAATTGATAGAAATACTG GAATGTGCGGGCTGTACTGTAGATAAACTTATCGGCACAAAAGTCACAGTT GAAGAACTTTTAGGAGATATTGGAGGGGCTGGAAAAGATGCAATCTATGCCATCCTAAAAATTGCA GATGAACTAAAATTAACTGGACCTGTGGCAGACTTAGCATGCAGCCTG ctcaaaGGTCTTGGTACTCCTGGTGGTCTTGTTGATCTTGGAGGGATCCTGGGTGGTGTCCTGGGTTAG